From a single Nymphaea colorata isolate Beijing-Zhang1983 chromosome 4, ASM883128v2, whole genome shotgun sequence genomic region:
- the LOC116252893 gene encoding probable CoA ligase CCL6 translates to MASYLLKVEEGRPAADGRPSVGPTYRNIYSKDGLLEPPEGVDCPWDYFSQSAKRSPENRMLGHRQILNGKAGAYAWRTYGEVYDQSIRLGSAIRRCNVGPGASCGIYGINCPEWIITMEACNSHGIYYVPLYDSLGANAIEFIINHAEVSIAFIQENKIQVILQCLPKCAAYLKTVVSFGKIQSEHKKEAEQVGVSCYSWEEFILLGNEEYDLPHKRKDDICTIMYTSGTTGDPKGVLLTNRAMLAEVHCMDTMLQKTDEGVQESDSYLSFLPLAHVFDQVFENYCISKGASIGFWQGDVRYLLNDCQELKPTLFCGVPRVFDRIYSGINEKVSSGGALKKALFDFAYNYKLNQLRMGLKQNQAAPLFDKLIFSKIKQVLGGQVRLILSGAAPLPAHVEEFLRVTTCSVLVQGYGLTESCAGCFSSLTNEFYMIGTIGVPMTAVEARLESVPDMGYDALSTKPAGEICLRGATLFSGYHKRKDLTEDVLIDGWLHTGDIGEWQPNGTMRIIDRKKNIFKLSQGEYISVENVENIYSGCPAISSIWVYGNSFESFLIAVAVPNKEVLEHWATTHGERLDYNFLCQNPKAKMYVLGELNNTGQANKLRGFELLKAVHLEPRPFDMERDLITPTFKLKRQQLLKYYKDIVDELYRNARESKA, encoded by the exons ATGGCGTCGTACCTCCTCAAGGTGGAAGAAGGAAGGCCGGCAGCGGACGGCCGGCCGTCCGTCGGCCCCACCTACAGGAACATCTACTCCAAGGACGGGCTGCTCGAGCCTCCCGAGGGAGTCGACTGCCCCTGGGACTATTTCAG TCAGTCGGCAAAAAGAAGTCCCGAGAATCGAATGCTTGGTCATCGCCAAATACTGAATGGGAAg GCTGGTGCGTACGCATGGAGAACGTATGGAGAGGTGTATGACCAATCTATTCGACTTGGTTCTGCCATCAGAAGATGCAACGTTGGACCA GGAGCTTCTTGTGGCATTTATGGTATCAACTGCCCGGAATGGATTATAACGATGGAG GCTTGTAACAGCCACGGGATCTACTATGTGCCTTTATATGACAGCCTTG GTGCTAATGCAATCGAGTTTATAATTAACCATGCTGAGGTTTCAATTGCATTTATCCAAGAAAACAAGATACAAGTT ATTCTTCAATGTCTTCCAAAATGTGCGGCATACCTTAAAA CTGTAGTCAGCTTTGGCAAGATTCAAAGTGAACATAAAAAGGAAGCTGAACAAGTTGGAGTCTCATGTTATTCTTGGGAGGAATTTATTTTGCTG GGAAATGAAGAATATGATCTTCCCCATAAGAGGAAAGATGATATCTGCACAATAATGTACACGAGTGGAACCACCGGAGACCCAAAGGGTGTCCTTTTAACCAACAGAGCAATGTTAGCTGAGGTCCATTGTATGGACACTATGCTTCAAAAGACTGATGAAGGG GTGCAAGAGTCTGATTCCTATCTCTCGTTCCTTCCACTAGCTCATGTTTTTGACCAAGTTTTTGAGAATTATTGCATCTCCAAAGGTGCATCAATAGGATTTTGGCAAGGG GATGTTCGGTATTTGTTAAATGATTGTCAAGAGCTTAAGCCAACACTATTCTGTGGTGTTCCTAGAGTCTTTGATCGCATATATTCAG GTATAAATGAAAAAGTTTCTTCAGGAGGAGCTCTGAAGAAGGCATTGTTTGATTTTGCTTATAACTA CAAGCTCAATCAATTAAGGATGGGCCTAAAGCAGAATCAAGCAGCACCCCTTTTTGATAAGCTCATCTTTAGCAAA ATTAAACAAGTGTTGGGGGGTCAAGTGCGCCTCATTTTGTCTGGAGCTGCACCACTACCAGCACATGTTGAAGAATTTTTGAGGGTCACAACTTGCAGCGTCTTGGTTCAAGGATATG GCCTGACTGAAAGTTGTGCGGGATGTTTTTCATCCCTAACAAATGAGTTCTACATGATTGGCACAATAGGAGTGCCAATGACAGCTGTTGAAGCAAGACTAGAATCAGTACCTGATATGGGATATGATGCACTTTCAACCAAGCCAGCTGGAGAAATATGCTTGAGGGGTGCAACCTTATTCTCTGGTTATCATAAGCGCAAGGACCTCACAGAAGATGTCCTCATAGATGGATGGTTACACACAG GTGACATTGGTGAATGGCAACCCAATGGTACAATGAGAATCATAGACAGGAAAAAGAACATATTTAAGCTGTCCCAAGGAGAATATATATCCGTGGAAAATGTTGAGAACATTTATAGCGGCTGTCCTGCAATTTCATCG ATATGGGTCTATGGAAACAGTTTTGAATCCTTCCTGATCGCAGTGGCTGTCCCCAACAAGGAAGTGCTCGAGCATTGGGCAACAACCCATGGCGAGAGATTAGACTACAATTTTTTATGCCAAAACCCGAAAGCAAAGATGTACGTCCTAGGTGAGCTTAACAATACCGGCCAGGCAAACAAG CTTAGGGGCTTCGAACTGCTAAAGGCAGTTCATTTGGAACCAAGACCATTTGACATGGAGAGGGATCTGATAACCCCAACTTTCAAATTAAAGAGGCAGCAGCTGCTCAAGTATTACAAG GATATCGTTGATGAACTTTACAGGAATGCTAGGGAAAGTAAAGCCTGA
- the LOC116252894 gene encoding uncharacterized protein LOC116252894: protein MVATRVLRSCRTVQMDLSPASASPSSAHSMLRFPVRASGLDGRNSGKCATGGDSKRTMVRAVVSDAVVVHRRAAEKGAVDLRELLSDVVAAVEALKLGFGGKSWKLKVQKAIEKFILDFRFGTLIAVVGSLLGSILCFAEGCNIIARTSMEYFHAMWQRTDQAQTVLKLMEAIDMFLVGTAMLVFGMALYNYFIRPRHLKQSEDLQPNSNLLGLFHLKSQPQWVEMGSLTEIKTKIGHAVVMILHVGILEKFQNVTIANAMDLTCFAGAILVSSACVFLLSRLAVQGDKSGR, encoded by the exons ATGGTGGCAACTAGAGTGCTCCGTTCTTGCAGGACGGTGCAGATGGATCTGTCCCCTGCATCCGCTTCCCCCTCGTCCGCCCACTCCATGCTCAGGTTTCCGGTGAGAGCGTCGGGCTTGGACGGGAGGAACTCAGGAAAGTGCGCCACGGGAGGTGACTCCAAGAGGACGATGGTCCGGGCAGTAGTTTCCGACGCGGTGGTCGTCCACCGGAGGGCCGCGGAAAAGGGAGCGGTGGATCTGCGCGAGTTGCTGTCGGATGTGGTGGCTGCCGTCGAGGCCTTGAAGCTGGGTTTCGGGGGGAAGTCCTGGAAGTTAAAAGTTCAGAAGGCAATCGAAAAG TTCATCCTTGACTTCAGATTCGGCACGCTTATCGCCGTAGTGGGTTCTCTCTTGGGTTCCATACTGTGCTTTGCTGAG GGTTGCAATATAATAGCTCGGACATCGATGGAATACTTCCACGCTATGTGGCAAAGAACGGATCAAGCGCAGACGGTGTTGAAGCTTATGGAAGCCATAG ATATGTTCCTCGTTGGGACTGCCATGCTCGTCTTCGGAATGGCTTTGTACAATTACTTCATACGTCCACGACATCTCAAGCAGAGTGAAGATCTGCAGCCTAATTCTAACCTGCTTGGACTTTTCCACCTCAAg AGCCAGCCTCAATGGGTGGAGATGGGTTCACTAACAGAGATTAAGACAAAGATCGGACACGCTGTGGTGATGATATTGCACGTGGGGATTCTGGAGAAGTTTCAAAATGTGACAATAGCCAACGCGATGGACCTGACATGCTTTGCAGGAGCAATTCTTGTTTCTTCCGCTTGTGTATTCCTTCTTTCGAGGCTTGCGGTTCAAGGAGACAAGTCCGGAAGGTAG